Proteins found in one Triticum urartu cultivar G1812 chromosome 4, Tu2.1, whole genome shotgun sequence genomic segment:
- the LOC125552537 gene encoding probable beta-D-xylosidase 7: MRAFSYHAAVMVALTLATLLALLRVCAAGNPQFSCGQGAPTQGYAFCNPALPPAQRAADLVARLSLAEKVSQLGDEAPGVPRLGVPPYKWWSEGLHGLSFWGHGMHFDGAVRAITSFPQVLLTAAAFDEQLWYLIGQAIGTEARALYNLGQAEGLTIWSPNVNIFRDPRWGRGQETPGEDPTTASKYAVAFVRGLQGSSPTVLQTSACCKHASAYDLEAWNGAIRYNFNARVTAQDMADTFNPPFKSCVEDGRASCVMCAYTIINGVPACASNDLLSRTFKGDWGLNGYVSSDCDAVALMHDAQFYRPSPEDTVAVALKAGLDLNCGNYTQVHGMAAVQQGRMTEQDVDRALRNLFAVRMRLGHFDGDPRGSALYGGLGAKDVCSPAHKNLALQAATSGIVLLKNDAGILPLRRGAVASAAVIGHNANDPGALNGNYFGPPCETTTPLQGLQGYVQNVRFLAGCDSAACGFAATGQAVGLAASSDYVFMFMGLSQAQEQEGLDRTSLLLPGKQQSLITAVANAAKRPVILVLLTGGPVDVTFAKLNPKIGAILWAGYPGQAGGLAIARVLFGDHNPSGRLPVTWYPEEFTKVPMTDMRMRADPATGYPGRSYRFYQGNAVYKFGYGLSYSKFSRQLVVSGNGNKAPNTNLLAGLAATRTADGGASYVVEEIGADGCEQLKFPAVVEVQNHGPLDGKHSVLMFLRWPNATGGRPVSQLIGFRTQHIKAGEKASLRFDVSPCEHFSRAREDGQKVIDGGSHFLRVGKDEHEISFES; this comes from the exons ATGAGGGCCTTCTCCTACCACGCCGCCGTCATGGTGGCGCTCACGCTGGCGACGCTGCTGGCATTGCTGCGAGTGTGCGCCGCCGGCAACCCGCAGTTCTCGTGCGGCCAGGGAGCCCCGACGCAGGGGTACGCGTTCTGCAACCCGGCGCTGCCGCCGGCGCAGCGGGCGGCGGACCTGGTGGCGCGGCTGTCGCTGGCGGAGAAGGTGTCGCAGCTGGGCGACGAGGCGCCGGGGGTGCCGCGGCTGGGCGTGCCGCCGTACAAGTGGTGGTCGGAGGGGCTCCACGGGCTCTCCTTCTGGGGCCAcggcatgcacttcgacggcgcCGTCCGCGCCATCACCAGCTTCCCGCAGGTGCTgctcaccgccgccgccttcgaCGAGCAGCTGTGGTACCTCATCGGGCAG GCGATCGGGACGGAGGCTCGGGCGCTGTACAACCTCGGGCAGGCGGAGGGGCTCACCATCTGGTCACCCAACGTGAACATCTTCCGGGACCCGCGGTGGGGCCGCGGCCAGGAGACGCCCGGCGAGGACCCGACCACGGCGAGCAAGTACGCCGTGGCGTTCGTCCGGGGCCTGCAGGGCAGCTCGCCGACGGTGCTCCAGACCTCGGCGTGCTGCAAGCACGCCTCGGCGTACGACCTCGAGGCCTGGAACGGCGCCATCCGCTACAACTTCAACGCGAGGGTGACGGCCCAGGACATGGCGGATACCTTCAACCCGCCGTTCAAGAGCTGCGTGGAGGATGGCCGGGCCAGCTGCGTCATGTGCGCCTACACCATCATCAATGGCGTCCCCGCCTGCGCCAGCAACGACCTCCTCTCCAGGACCTTCAAGGGAGACTGGGGCTTGAACGGGTACGTTTCGTCGGACTGTGATGCGGTGGCGCTCATGCACGACGCGCAGTTCTACAGGCCCTCGCCGGAGGACACGGTCGCCGTCGCCCTCAAGGCCG GATTGGATTTGAACTGCGGGAACTACACACAGGTGCACGGCATGGCCGCGGTGCAGCAGGGGAGGATGACGGAGCAGGACGTGGACAGGGCCCTCCGTAACCTCTTCGCCGTCCGGATGCGGCTCGGGCACTTCGACGGTGACCCCCGGGGCAGCGCGCTGTACGGCGGCCTTGGCGCCAAGGACGTGTGCTCGCCCGCGCACAAAAACCTGGCACTCCAGGCGGCCACGAGCGGCATCGTCCTCCTCAAGAACGACGCCGGCATCCTCCCGCTTCGCCGGGGCGCGGTGGCGTCCGCCGCCGTCATCGGCCATAATGCCAATGATCCCGGCGCGCTCAACGGCAACTACTTCGGCCCTCCGTGCGAGACCACGACGCCGCTGCAGGGGCTCCAGGGGTACGTGCAGAACGTCAGGTTCCTGGCCGGATGCGACTCGGCGGCGTGCGGCTTTGCCGCGACGGGCCAGGCGGTGGGGCTGGCGGCCTCGTCGGACTACGTGTTCATGTTCATGGGTCTGAGCCAGGCGCAGGAGCAGGAAGGGCTCGACAGGACGAGTCTTCTGCTGCCAGGGAAGCAGCAGAGCCTCATCACCGCAGTTGCCAACGCGGCGAAACGACCGGTGATCCTGGTGCTCCTCACCGGCGGTCCGGTTGACGTGACATTCGCCAAATTGAACCCCAAGATCGGTGCAATTCTGTGGGCCGGCTACCCTGGTCAGGCCGGCGGGCTCGCCATCGCCAGGGTCCTCTTCGGAGACCACAACCCCAGCGGCAGGCTGCCGGTGACGTGGTACCCGGAGGAGTTCACCAAGGTGCCCATGACGGACATGCGGATGCGCGCCGACCCGGCCACCGGATACCCTGGCCGGAGCTACCGCTTCTACCAGGGCAACGCCGTCTACAAGTTTGGTTACGGCCTCAGCTACTCCAAGTTCTCTCGCCAACTAGTTGTCTCCGGTAACGGTAACAAAGCACCGAACACGAATCTGCTCGCCGGCCTGGCCGCGACGCGAACTGCCGACGGCGGCGCGAGCTACGTGGTCGAGGAGATCGGGGCCGACGGGTGCGAGCAGCTCAAGTTCCCGGCAGTGGTCGAGGTGCAGAACCACGGCCCCCTGGACGGGAAGCACTCGGTGCTGATGTTCCTCCGGTGGCCCAACGCGACGGGTGGGCGTCCGGTGAGCCAGCTGATTGGGTTCCGAACCCAGCATATCAAGGCCGGCGAGAAGGCCAGCCTCAGGTTCGACGTCAGCCCGTGCGAGCACTTCAGCAGGGCGAGGGAGGATGGCCAGAAGGTGATCGATGGAGGCTCACATTTCCTCAGGGTCGGCAAGGACGAGCACGAGATCAGCTTCGAGTCCTGA